A single region of the Thermotoga profunda AZM34c06 genome encodes:
- a CDS encoding flagellar brake protein, which yields MSEQISLVDAQTVIKPGMPLLIETESKSGEKTVLKSTVHETYFDKGVLKIAMPSLKGRFVPLPRGDFVYVTALSDKVVFGFSSRVLDYGRDESNFLIMYITVPSSVKRIQRRRYVRIPLVLNGTYNLPGDDKEYRFVTRDFSAGGMLMCTNKILEVGQPIFVNLDLENIKFYQQKAQIVRTIGKNESTGYYEYGVQFLEIPPELERALVVFVFQQELKMRKTPYREEA from the coding sequence ATGTCTGAACAAATCAGTTTAGTTGATGCTCAAACGGTTATTAAGCCCGGGATGCCCTTGCTGATTGAGACTGAATCAAAGAGTGGTGAAAAGACTGTCTTGAAGAGTACTGTTCATGAAACTTATTTTGATAAAGGTGTACTCAAAATAGCAATGCCCAGTCTGAAAGGACGTTTTGTACCTTTACCAAGAGGTGATTTTGTTTATGTGACTGCACTATCGGACAAAGTTGTGTTTGGTTTTTCAAGCCGCGTTTTAGATTACGGAAGGGATGAGAGCAATTTTCTGATAATGTACATAACTGTTCCATCGTCTGTTAAAAGAATCCAAAGACGGAGATATGTCAGAATACCACTTGTGTTGAATGGAACTTATAATTTACCAGGCGATGACAAGGAATATAGATTTGTGACACGAGATTTCAGTGCTGGCGGTATGTTGATGTGTACAAATAAAATTCTCGAAGTTGGACAACCGATCTTTGTGAACCTCGATTTGGAAAACATAAAATTTTATCAACAAAAAGCTCAAATTGTGAGAACTATTGGTAAAAATGAATCAACTGGTTATTATGAATACGGTGTTCAGTTTCTGGAAATCCCACCAGAATTAGAAAGAGCATTGGTAGTCTTTGTTTTTCAACAAGAACTCAAGATGAGAAAGACACCTTACAGAGAGGAGGCGTAG
- the cheC gene encoding CheY-P phosphatase CheC, producing the protein MQLTERQLDLLKEIGNIGTGNAATALSTLTGKKIEITVPNAETVPIEKIVFMFPQPEDIVIGIRMVVKGDVDIDILLILDRHAAKKILTDLLGSNCEDITQLDEISASALKEIGNIMCGSYITALAEFTQLYLDPLPPELSIDMLVAIVSEAILASSNYEDEAIFVETELTVEEIKSATSQMFLIPGKGSLEKIFSKVGL; encoded by the coding sequence ATGCAGCTCACTGAAAGACAACTAGATCTTCTCAAAGAGATTGGTAATATCGGTACTGGTAATGCGGCAACTGCATTATCAACGCTTACAGGAAAGAAGATCGAGATAACAGTCCCAAATGCAGAAACGGTTCCAATAGAAAAGATCGTCTTTATGTTTCCACAACCCGAAGATATAGTAATAGGAATACGAATGGTTGTCAAAGGTGATGTTGATATCGACATCTTATTGATTCTCGATAGGCATGCCGCTAAAAAAATCTTGACAGATCTTCTTGGAAGCAATTGTGAAGACATAACGCAACTCGATGAAATTTCGGCATCTGCTTTGAAAGAGATTGGCAATATTATGTGTGGTTCCTACATCACAGCCCTTGCAGAATTCACTCAGTTGTATTTAGATCCATTACCTCCTGAGTTGAGCATAGACATGTTAGTAGCAATTGTTTCTGAAGCGATATTGGCAAGCTCAAATTATGAAGATGAAGCCATATTTGTGGAAACAGAATTGACTGTCGAAGAGATTAAATCGGCGACTTCACAAATGTTTTTGATACCTGGAAAGGGAAGCTTGGAGAAAATCTTTTCGAAGGTGGGACTTTGA
- the cheD gene encoding chemoreceptor glutamine deamidase/glutamate methylesterase CheD, which produces MVKKIIIGIGETAIEKNPAIIVTLGLGSCVGVCMRDPVARIGGMAHVMLPESSDRNVKNVGKYADTAVKYLVEKLVEMGATQSRIEAKIAGGAAMFDSGTMNIGKKNVDAVKYWLKYYGIPLKAEDTGGNRARSIEYNIESGKLLVRKVGGGETVQIIEI; this is translated from the coding sequence ATGGTGAAAAAGATAATAATTGGAATCGGAGAAACCGCAATAGAAAAGAACCCGGCTATAATCGTTACACTCGGTTTAGGTTCATGTGTTGGTGTTTGCATGAGAGATCCAGTCGCTCGCATAGGTGGTATGGCACACGTGATGTTACCGGAAAGTTCAGATAGAAATGTCAAAAATGTGGGAAAATATGCCGATACAGCTGTAAAGTATTTGGTTGAGAAACTTGTTGAGATGGGAGCTACTCAGTCGAGGATTGAAGCTAAGATCGCTGGTGGTGCAGCAATGTTTGACTCGGGGACTATGAACATAGGAAAGAAAAACGTGGATGCCGTGAAATATTGGCTGAAATATTATGGAATACCACTCAAAGCTGAGGACACAGGTGGTAATAGAGCAAGGAGTATCGAATACAATATCGAAAGCGGTAAGCTCTTGGTGAGAAAGGTGGGAGGAGGAGAAACCGTACAGATCATCGAAATATAG
- a CDS encoding FliA/WhiG family RNA polymerase sigma factor — protein sequence MYKTSEEEIIKEMLPTVKRIASDLLHNLPKNVELDDLVQEGVLALLSAVRRYDPQKGTNLHAFAVKRVKGAMYDYLRRIDWMPRNLRHNVKEVEKAIYELESELNRYPTIEEIALHTGMTTNEVKRALDETVRKQLLRLDEFLYEDFDSFADNLSEQDEPSQNAFKEIVAEKLTEAIKTLLPREQLVLSLRFEQDLSLKEIGLIIGVTESRVSQILSSALLKIKRYILGEDNDNSDRSSNSNRERN from the coding sequence GTGTACAAGACCAGCGAAGAAGAAATAATCAAAGAGATGTTACCCACTGTAAAGAGAATAGCATCGGATCTGCTCCACAATCTACCCAAAAATGTGGAGCTTGATGATTTGGTTCAGGAAGGAGTCTTGGCACTCTTATCGGCTGTTCGAAGGTACGATCCTCAAAAAGGTACCAACTTACACGCTTTTGCCGTTAAAAGAGTTAAAGGTGCTATGTATGATTACTTAAGGAGAATAGATTGGATGCCAAGAAATCTAAGGCATAATGTTAAAGAAGTGGAAAAGGCGATCTATGAACTCGAATCTGAATTGAACAGATATCCTACTATAGAAGAAATAGCATTGCACACAGGTATGACAACTAATGAAGTGAAAAGAGCACTTGATGAAACTGTTAGAAAACAGCTTTTGAGACTCGATGAATTTCTCTATGAAGATTTCGATTCATTTGCCGATAATTTGAGTGAACAAGACGAGCCTTCACAAAATGCCTTCAAAGAAATCGTTGCCGAAAAGCTCACAGAGGCTATAAAAACACTGCTACCCAGAGAACAATTGGTGTTATCTTTGAGATTTGAACAAGATCTTTCTTTAAAGGAAATAGGTCTAATTATAGGAGTGACTGAGTCAAGAGTATCGCAGATACTTTCAAGTGCTCTTTTAAAGATCAAAAGATACATTTTGGGGGAGGACAATGATAACTCCGATCGATCTTCAAACAGTAATCGTGAAAGGAACTGA
- a CDS encoding DEAD/DEAH box helicase, translating to MTIDEILHKDENKSVLIIVPSEHDAQSLASKMNWRYFPSHDVFPFEEIPVSFSVRRNRIEILWELLNGSKVIIVTTLHALSRKTFSRDQLKSVARILKIGDEFRNFDEYLFKIGYERTFLVRSQGEFSVRGDIVDFFGPLYDRPIRIEMFGNRIESIRFFDVISQRSVETINEVVLLPAREYVSDTHSFDTVPGKAGSNSTIFDYTSFDTFIVDFEKCQDEFAKRERESREMLENDLVDEYVRCSQVNLSELFKFIGGFTPVELDLKALKISVKGSKIEQLPILDEEELSIGDYVVHKDYGIGIYKGVEKVKNALGLREYIVIRYEDSTVYVPVERLDRIHKYVGDIQSVKIDRLQSKSWTRRVQKVKQNLKEKITELIQIYTKRQEAKGLRLTGDAELEKEFARTFPYVETQDQVTAIEEVLDDLADDKPMDRLLCGDAGYGKTEVALRAAFRCVVSGKQVAILVPTTVLAKQLYRIFKERMEPFGIYIEIMDRSVSKSQRDRILQNLRDGIIDIIIGTHTLLSDKVNFSDLGLVIIDEEQNFGVLQKERFKKMRVNVNVLSLSATPIPRTLHMAMTGMKDMSVLNTPPFGRLPVITYVARFNEQLVRAAILREINRGGQVIYVHNRIQDIYDVYEQLKKIVPEIKIVVAHGQMSSKKLSMAVRSFYEHESDTIVCTSILENGIDIPNANTIIVDDSHRYGLAQLYQLRGRVGRSDKRAFAYFLYDSDLKGSAAKRLQAIKQFSGPGSGLRLALTDMQIRGIGSVFGLEQHGDINEIGLNFYVEILSEQLKKARGDLIADEYKRIDTDIEGIPGELIIPSDYVENPMERMRIYRRLASCRTIQEVDDILLELEDRFGEYPQQVRLLGEVFKLRLMAFAKGIEKIRYTENTLEIISKAQLNIMADKRYLYNEKLGAYFFYNIEPNDVIDYLNRLLL from the coding sequence ATGACAATAGATGAAATCCTTCATAAAGATGAGAATAAATCTGTTTTGATAATAGTTCCTTCCGAACACGATGCACAATCATTGGCATCTAAGATGAATTGGAGATATTTTCCTTCTCACGATGTTTTTCCATTTGAAGAGATTCCTGTTTCATTCTCTGTGAGAAGAAACCGTATAGAAATACTTTGGGAATTACTCAATGGTTCAAAAGTTATTATAGTGACAACGCTCCACGCACTTAGCAGAAAAACGTTTTCTCGTGATCAATTAAAATCTGTAGCAAGAATTTTGAAAATTGGAGATGAATTTCGCAATTTCGATGAGTACTTGTTCAAAATAGGTTACGAGAGGACTTTTCTTGTTAGGAGCCAAGGAGAATTCTCGGTACGTGGTGATATCGTCGATTTCTTTGGGCCACTTTATGATAGACCAATTCGAATTGAAATGTTCGGCAATAGAATAGAGAGTATCAGGTTTTTTGATGTGATTTCCCAACGCTCTGTAGAAACGATAAATGAAGTAGTTTTATTACCTGCTCGAGAATATGTCAGTGACACTCACTCCTTTGACACAGTTCCCGGTAAAGCTGGCTCAAATTCTACTATTTTCGATTACACTTCCTTTGATACCTTCATTGTAGATTTTGAAAAATGTCAAGATGAGTTTGCCAAAAGAGAAAGAGAAAGTCGTGAGATGCTTGAGAATGATCTGGTTGATGAATATGTCAGGTGTTCTCAAGTGAATTTATCGGAACTTTTCAAATTCATCGGTGGGTTTACTCCAGTGGAATTAGACCTGAAAGCACTGAAGATAAGCGTGAAAGGTTCCAAGATAGAACAACTGCCAATCTTAGATGAGGAAGAGCTCAGCATAGGTGATTATGTCGTTCACAAAGATTACGGTATAGGCATCTATAAAGGTGTGGAAAAAGTCAAAAATGCATTGGGTTTAAGAGAGTATATCGTCATAAGATATGAAGATTCAACTGTATATGTGCCAGTCGAACGGCTTGACAGAATCCACAAGTATGTTGGGGATATTCAAAGTGTGAAGATAGACAGGTTACAATCCAAAAGTTGGACAAGACGTGTTCAGAAGGTGAAGCAAAATCTGAAAGAGAAGATCACTGAGCTCATTCAAATATATACAAAGAGACAGGAAGCAAAGGGATTAAGGTTGACTGGTGATGCGGAACTTGAAAAAGAATTTGCACGCACATTTCCATATGTGGAGACCCAAGATCAAGTAACGGCAATTGAAGAGGTACTTGATGATTTGGCAGATGATAAACCAATGGATAGACTCTTGTGTGGGGATGCTGGTTATGGAAAGACTGAAGTGGCACTGAGAGCTGCCTTTCGGTGTGTTGTATCTGGTAAACAAGTTGCCATTTTGGTTCCAACAACGGTTTTAGCTAAGCAACTTTACAGAATCTTCAAAGAAAGAATGGAACCTTTTGGAATCTACATTGAAATCATGGATCGTTCTGTGAGTAAGTCTCAAAGAGATAGAATTCTCCAAAATTTGCGTGATGGCATTATAGATATAATCATCGGTACTCACACACTTTTGTCCGATAAAGTGAATTTCTCCGATCTTGGACTTGTCATTATAGATGAAGAACAGAATTTTGGGGTATTGCAGAAAGAAAGATTCAAAAAAATGAGAGTTAATGTAAATGTGCTGTCTCTCAGCGCAACACCGATTCCAAGAACCCTTCACATGGCTATGACTGGTATGAAAGATATGAGTGTTCTCAACACACCACCGTTTGGTAGATTGCCAGTTATTACCTACGTTGCAAGATTCAATGAGCAACTTGTGAGAGCAGCTATATTGAGAGAGATCAATCGAGGGGGACAGGTTATCTACGTCCATAACAGGATACAGGATATATATGACGTGTATGAGCAACTCAAAAAAATAGTTCCAGAAATCAAAATTGTTGTCGCCCATGGACAGATGAGTTCGAAAAAGCTTTCAATGGCAGTTAGAAGTTTCTATGAACATGAATCCGACACAATTGTTTGTACATCGATTTTGGAGAATGGTATAGATATCCCAAATGCAAATACAATCATAGTTGATGATTCACATCGTTATGGTTTGGCCCAACTCTACCAACTCAGAGGCAGAGTTGGTCGAAGTGATAAACGTGCCTTTGCGTATTTTTTGTATGATTCGGATCTAAAAGGTTCAGCAGCAAAGAGACTTCAGGCAATAAAACAATTTTCAGGACCCGGTAGTGGTTTACGGCTTGCACTGACAGATATGCAGATAAGGGGAATCGGTTCTGTGTTTGGTTTGGAACAGCATGGAGATATCAACGAAATTGGATTGAATTTCTACGTGGAGATTTTGAGTGAGCAGCTCAAAAAAGCAAGAGGTGACTTGATCGCTGACGAATACAAACGGATTGATACAGATATAGAGGGTATACCAGGGGAATTGATTATCCCATCAGATTATGTAGAAAATCCCATGGAACGCATGAGAATATATAGAAGATTAGCATCTTGCAGAACTATTCAAGAGGTTGATGATATACTGCTCGAGTTAGAAGATAGATTTGGTGAATATCCTCAACAAGTCAGATTATTGGGAGAGGTCTTTAAATTAAGACTCATGGCATTCGCAAAAGGAATAGAGAAAATAAGATACACAGAAAATACTTTGGAAATCATCAGTAAGGCGCAACTAAACATCATGGCTGATAAAAGATACCTTTACAACGAAAAACTTGGAGCGTATTTCTTCTACAACATAGAACCCAATGATGTAATAGATTATCTGAATAGGTTACTTTTGTGA
- a CDS encoding adenine nucleotide alpha-hydrolase family protein, protein MQQSSEGRIQEIVDKIVLDIKTTVQGKLLVAFSGGEDSSLAAFLSKQALGKDRVTLVTVDWGPFTYNAAKSGVVEAARSLDLDLIFVDGHIRQSQIWRHGPSCNMCTRFAKLQSVLDVDHTSYIATGSNLSDSWGQNGIKINGRLYSPLIDLDKKTIRLLIEYLGIKPMKIGESTQREGCKLKHLLKMMINFSYHGKAVSCANEILLSFLKEINHETLLANVKIIGSLSKNIALVNVLPHLGEQESDEIVRRLSAIDVIDEVHVLKDPVKLKVLANPGLFNESLARTRVFQGFIQKDFAVPVSAEWYKSSNSRLRTFQVVGFEYDNR, encoded by the coding sequence ATGCAACAGTCAAGTGAAGGTCGAATTCAAGAGATTGTAGATAAAATTGTATTAGACATAAAAACCACGGTACAGGGTAAACTACTGGTGGCTTTTTCTGGTGGTGAAGACAGTTCGCTTGCTGCTTTTCTTTCCAAACAAGCCCTTGGCAAAGATAGGGTTACGCTTGTTACAGTCGATTGGGGTCCTTTCACTTATAATGCTGCAAAAAGTGGTGTCGTTGAAGCGGCAAGAAGTCTTGATCTTGATTTGATTTTTGTAGATGGTCATATCAGGCAATCTCAAATTTGGCGTCATGGACCAAGTTGTAATATGTGCACCAGATTTGCGAAACTTCAATCTGTACTCGATGTGGACCATACGTCTTATATCGCTACCGGATCAAATCTCTCGGACAGCTGGGGACAAAATGGAATAAAGATCAATGGGAGATTATACTCGCCGCTGATCGATCTTGATAAGAAAACTATTCGATTATTAATTGAATATCTTGGCATTAAACCGATGAAGATAGGAGAATCAACTCAAAGAGAAGGCTGCAAATTGAAGCATCTTCTAAAAATGATGATCAACTTTTCTTATCATGGTAAAGCTGTGAGTTGTGCAAATGAGATTCTACTGTCTTTTTTGAAGGAAATCAATCATGAGACCTTGTTAGCAAATGTAAAGATAATTGGTTCTCTATCAAAAAATATTGCTTTAGTAAACGTTTTACCGCATTTAGGAGAGCAGGAATCAGATGAAATTGTCCGAAGGTTGAGTGCTATAGATGTAATAGATGAAGTCCATGTTCTGAAAGATCCAGTTAAGTTGAAAGTTCTGGCAAACCCGGGTTTGTTCAACGAATCATTGGCAAGGACGAGAGTTTTTCAGGGGTTTATTCAGAAAGATTTTGCTGTTCCAGTCTCCGCTGAATGGTACAAGTCCTCCAACTCTCGCCTTAGAACCTTTCAAGTAGTAGGTTTTGAATATGACAATAGATGA
- a CDS encoding metallophosphoesterase family protein, with translation MKILLVSDLHVPTRLPSLPSEFLYLTEQVDLVVATGDFVDLQTVLLLKESSKQFYAVHGNMDDVEVKEYLPSQMSVQLEALRIGICHGWGSPQSIRERILRVFHDKPDVIFYGHTHEFDNSFLESVRFINPGSFCDDKSFALVDICNSQVKVEFKRL, from the coding sequence TTGAAGATTTTACTCGTTTCAGATCTGCATGTACCAACAAGATTGCCGAGTTTGCCATCTGAATTCTTGTATCTGACTGAACAAGTCGATTTGGTTGTTGCTACTGGTGATTTTGTTGATTTGCAGACCGTTTTGTTGTTGAAAGAATCTTCAAAACAGTTTTACGCGGTCCATGGTAACATGGATGATGTTGAAGTTAAGGAATATCTACCGTCACAGATGTCAGTCCAGCTTGAAGCGTTAAGGATTGGAATCTGCCACGGTTGGGGTTCTCCACAATCAATTCGTGAAAGAATCCTTCGTGTTTTTCACGATAAGCCCGATGTCATATTCTATGGGCATACTCATGAGTTTGACAACTCTTTTCTCGAATCCGTGAGATTCATAAATCCTGGTTCTTTCTGTGATGACAAAAGTTTCGCGTTGGTGGATATATGCAACAGTCAAGTGAAGGTCGAATTCAAGAGATTGTAG
- a CDS encoding ROK family protein, translating to MYVIGVDLGGTNFAVGLVDETGKIVARVQGKTKVDDGPKIVAERLAEAVKKVKGSVEVLAVGVGSPGSIDHNKGIVRFSPNFPGWHDFPLAEEIRERTDLETYVENDANAYALGEHTFGVGRGYDHLVCLTLGTGIGGGVITHGVLLRGSTGIGAELGHMNVLPNGPKCGCGSNGCLEALASATAIKRFVLEGYSRHADSSLFSQKRPDQITPKDVFEHAKIGDQFALSIFDMVVNALAVAVGSLINIFNPQLIVLGGGIANAGEFLLNPILERSKDYVLPTMLGTYQIKLSELGKDAGILGAASIVFERMKKV from the coding sequence TTGTACGTGATCGGTGTAGATCTTGGAGGAACAAATTTTGCAGTTGGACTTGTTGATGAGACAGGAAAGATTGTTGCTCGGGTTCAGGGTAAAACAAAGGTAGATGATGGACCAAAAATTGTTGCTGAGAGATTAGCTGAAGCAGTGAAAAAGGTTAAAGGAAGCGTCGAAGTATTAGCTGTTGGGGTTGGTTCTCCTGGTAGTATAGATCACAATAAAGGCATCGTAAGGTTTTCTCCAAATTTTCCGGGATGGCATGATTTTCCTTTGGCTGAAGAGATAAGAGAACGTACTGATCTTGAAACTTATGTCGAGAACGACGCAAATGCCTATGCGCTTGGAGAGCATACCTTTGGAGTAGGGCGTGGTTATGATCACCTTGTTTGCTTAACACTTGGGACAGGCATAGGTGGAGGGGTAATAACCCATGGGGTTCTTTTGAGAGGTAGCACAGGCATTGGTGCAGAGTTGGGGCATATGAATGTACTTCCCAACGGTCCCAAATGTGGATGTGGATCAAATGGATGTCTCGAGGCACTGGCTTCTGCAACTGCAATTAAGAGATTTGTTCTTGAAGGATATTCAAGGCATGCAGATTCATCACTTTTCAGCCAAAAGAGACCTGATCAAATTACACCAAAAGATGTTTTTGAACATGCAAAGATAGGTGATCAATTTGCATTGAGCATTTTTGATATGGTCGTTAATGCCCTTGCGGTAGCTGTTGGTAGTTTGATCAATATATTCAATCCACAATTGATCGTTCTTGGTGGCGGTATAGCCAACGCCGGGGAATTTTTGCTCAACCCTATTCTTGAAAGATCTAAGGATTACGTGCTTCCAACTATGTTGGGAACTTATCAGATAAAATTGAGTGAGTTGGGTAAAGATGCTGGGATTTTGGGTGCGGCTTCAATCGTTTTTGAAAGGATGAAAAAGGTTTGA
- the rho gene encoding transcription termination factor Rho produces the protein MTVKIDDLERMTIKELYDLAKKYDIPRYTSLRKRDLIFSILEAQAKSHGLFFGTGVLEILPDGYGFLRSGENLLPSANDIYISQSQIRKFNLNTGDIISGIIRPPKESEKFFAMIKIEAVNFRPPEATSERVNFENLTPDYPRERFVLETARDILSTRLIDIFAPTGKGQRGMIVAPPKAGKTTLLKEIANGIATNHPETHRIVLLIDERPEEVTDIRESVNAQVIAAPFDMAPDKQIKVAELTLEMAKRLVEYGHDVVILLDSLTRLARVYNIQVPPSGKLLSGGVDPAALYRPKHFFGAARSTREGGSLTIIATALIETGSKMDEVIFEEFKGTGNMELVLSRQLANKRVFPAINLQLSGTRKEELLLSEDVLKKVWILRRVLSGMTEEEGLTFILRKLQETESNEDFLALIDQQKVKY, from the coding sequence ATCACTGTAAAAATTGATGATTTGGAGCGTATGACGATCAAGGAATTGTACGATCTGGCTAAAAAATACGACATACCAAGATACACAAGCCTGAGAAAGCGTGATCTTATCTTTTCCATACTTGAAGCTCAAGCAAAATCCCACGGTTTGTTCTTCGGTACGGGTGTTTTGGAGATCCTTCCCGATGGTTATGGATTTCTCAGAAGTGGGGAAAATTTACTACCAAGTGCAAACGACATCTACATATCACAATCTCAGATAAGAAAGTTCAACTTAAATACTGGCGACATAATATCAGGCATTATCAGACCACCGAAGGAAAGCGAGAAATTCTTTGCCATGATAAAAATTGAAGCTGTGAATTTCAGACCACCTGAAGCAACAAGTGAAAGGGTGAATTTCGAAAACTTAACTCCCGATTACCCAAGAGAGCGTTTTGTACTTGAGACTGCCAGAGATATTCTTTCTACAAGATTAATCGATATCTTTGCACCAACCGGTAAAGGTCAGCGTGGCATGATAGTTGCTCCACCAAAGGCTGGTAAGACCACCTTGCTAAAAGAGATAGCCAACGGTATAGCTACTAATCATCCTGAGACACACAGAATAGTACTCCTGATAGATGAACGACCAGAAGAGGTTACAGATATACGCGAATCGGTGAATGCACAGGTCATAGCAGCACCATTCGATATGGCACCTGACAAACAGATAAAGGTTGCAGAATTGACACTCGAAATGGCAAAGAGATTGGTCGAGTATGGTCATGATGTTGTTATATTGCTCGACAGTTTGACCAGACTTGCGAGGGTTTACAATATACAAGTACCACCAAGTGGGAAGTTGTTAAGCGGCGGTGTTGACCCAGCAGCTCTTTATAGACCCAAGCATTTCTTTGGAGCAGCGCGCAGTACCAGAGAAGGTGGAAGTTTAACAATCATTGCAACGGCTTTGATTGAAACCGGTTCTAAGATGGACGAAGTGATCTTTGAAGAATTCAAAGGTACTGGCAATATGGAATTGGTTCTCTCAAGACAACTTGCCAATAAGAGAGTATTTCCGGCTATTAATCTTCAACTATCTGGAACTCGTAAAGAGGAATTGTTACTTAGCGAAGATGTTTTGAAAAAGGTTTGGATATTGAGACGAGTGTTGAGTGGTATGACTGAAGAAGAAGGTTTGACTTTTATTTTAAGAAAACTTCAAGAAACAGAATCGAATGAAGATTTTCTTGCCTTGATTGATCAGCAAAAGGTAAAATATTAG
- the rplQ gene encoding 50S ribosomal protein L17, whose amino-acid sequence MRHRMLRNHIGTYGSHTRSLLKNQMRELVEHKSIVTTVTKAKVVQKAFEKLMTKAVKAAKAEKTESISLRRQINYYLSDRRLTNKLVDEIAKSIDKTSGFTRLVRIGRRRGDASEMVLLQIIEKQ is encoded by the coding sequence ATGAGACACAGAATGCTAAGAAATCACATAGGCACTTATGGCAGTCATACACGTTCTTTGTTGAAAAACCAAATGAGAGAACTTGTTGAACACAAAAGCATTGTAACCACTGTGACTAAAGCCAAGGTTGTTCAAAAGGCTTTTGAAAAACTCATGACCAAAGCTGTAAAAGCTGCAAAAGCCGAGAAAACGGAAAGTATTTCTTTGAGGAGACAGATAAATTATTATCTCAGTGATAGAAGACTTACAAACAAACTCGTGGATGAAATTGCCAAATCAATCGATAAAACAAGCGGTTTTACCAGGTTAGTTCGTATTGGTAGAAGACGCGGTGATGCTTCTGAAATGGTTCTACTACAAATAATTGAGAAGCAATGA
- a CDS encoding DNA-directed RNA polymerase subunit alpha, whose translation MIEYVVPKKLRIEEERAEAEYYYARYVLSPMEKGYGTTIGNALRRILLSSIPSVAIVGVKFIKPEKYHEFDTLPGVKEDILEIILNLKRVQLRAEVPVREKVKMIVEKKGPGSLTAADIKVPAGFEVANPSLKIATLSEEADLLFELYVQAGKGFVPANELDEHPEIGWIPIDGVFSPVMKVNFKVESARVEKRTDYDKMILEIWTKKTIFPNEALKRAVEILTNHLQIISESLPEGMVPLTTEFVSVSQEEMKPEQEISEEEAIYSRKIDELELTIRSLNCLRRDKIETIGDLMKRTEEDLLKIKNFGPKSLDEVKQKLMEKFGLTLKKGG comes from the coding sequence GTGATTGAGTATGTAGTTCCTAAGAAATTGAGAATTGAAGAGGAACGGGCAGAGGCAGAATATTACTACGCAAGATATGTCCTTTCGCCAATGGAGAAAGGTTACGGTACGACGATTGGAAATGCGTTGCGACGCATCTTGCTCTCGTCGATCCCTTCTGTTGCCATTGTTGGAGTGAAATTTATAAAACCGGAGAAATACCACGAATTCGATACACTTCCCGGCGTGAAAGAAGACATTTTGGAGATCATTTTGAACCTCAAAAGAGTTCAGCTAAGAGCAGAGGTGCCGGTGAGGGAAAAGGTAAAAATGATCGTTGAGAAAAAAGGACCTGGCTCTTTAACAGCTGCTGATATAAAAGTGCCAGCTGGCTTTGAGGTAGCAAACCCCTCATTAAAAATAGCTACACTCAGTGAGGAGGCAGACCTTCTATTCGAATTATATGTTCAAGCAGGTAAGGGATTTGTCCCAGCAAATGAATTAGATGAACATCCTGAAATTGGTTGGATACCGATCGACGGTGTTTTTTCACCTGTGATGAAGGTCAATTTCAAAGTTGAGAGTGCAAGAGTTGAGAAGAGAACTGATTATGACAAGATGATTCTTGAAATCTGGACAAAGAAAACGATCTTTCCCAATGAAGCGTTGAAAAGAGCGGTTGAGATACTGACAAACCATCTACAAATCATATCTGAAAGTTTACCAGAGGGTATGGTACCCCTAACGACAGAGTTTGTTTCTGTGTCACAGGAAGAAATGAAACCCGAACAGGAGATAAGCGAAGAAGAGGCAATATATTCAAGAAAAATAGACGAGTTGGAATTAACTATAAGATCACTTAATTGTTTGAGAAGAGATAAGATTGAGACAATAGGCGATCTCATGAAGAGAACAGAAGAAGATCTCTTAAAAATCAAAAATTTTGGTCCCAAGTCTCTGGACGAGGTCAAACAAAAACTCATGGAGAAGTTTGGTCTCACGCTCAAAAAGGGAGGCTGA